In Electrophorus electricus isolate fEleEle1 chromosome 6, fEleEle1.pri, whole genome shotgun sequence, a single genomic region encodes these proteins:
- the gusb gene encoding beta-glucuronidase isoform X2, translating to MTDHSKYPPGYFVQNINFDFFNYAGIHRSVLLYTTPEAYIDDITVQTTFLDSTGIVNYSVAVVGSDRPTVKVALVGKDGRCVATANGTTGILKVAEVNLWWPYLMHDNPGYLYSMEVQLTAESGDKDSYALPVGVRTVNVTESKFLINSKPFYFHGVNKHEDSDIRGKGFDWPLIVKDFNLLKWMGANSFRTSHYPYAEEILDVADRLGIVVIDECPGVGIKDIRSFDPISLDHHLVVMEELVRRDKNHPSVVMWSVANEPAAEMPPAGPYFKQLISHTKSLDSRPVTFITDSNYSRDQGAPYVDVICVNSYFSWYHDPGHLEVISIQLHSQFDDWYRKYQKPIIQSEYGADAVPGLHSDPPTMFTEEYQKTVLQNYHKVFDQKRKEFVVGELIWNFADFMTAQGITRVVGNKKGMFTRQRQPKTGAFLLRERYWRIANETGVLPTWAKYPCQ from the exons GTACCCACCAGGCTACTTCGTTCAAAACATCAACTTTGATTTCTTCAACTATGCAGGCATTCACCGATCGGTCTTACTCTACACGACTCCAGAGGCGTACATCGATGACATCACAGTGCAAACTACCTTTTTGGACAGTACAG GGATTGTGAATTACAGCGTGGCTGTGGTGGGCAGCGACCGGCCCACTGTGAAGGTGGCGCTCGTGGGTAAAGACGGGCGATGTGTGGCCACTGCTAACGGAACCACGGGCATTCTCAAAGTGGCAGAGGTCAACCTGTGGTGGCCTTACCTGATGCATGACAACCCAGGCTACCTGTACTCAATGGAG GTTCAGCTCACAGCTGAAAGCGGAGACAAGGACAGTTATGCACTGCCAGTGGGCGTTCGCACCGTGAACGTCACCGAGTCCAAGTTCCTCATCAACAGCAAGCCCTTCTACTTCCACGGAGTCAACAAGCACGAGGACTCGGAC ATTCGAGGGAAAGGTTTTGATTGGCCTCTCATCGTGAAAGATTTCAACCTGCTGAAGTGGATGGGTGCCAACTCTTTCCGCACCAGCCACTACCCGTATGCTGAGGAGATCCTGGACGTGGCCGACCGCCTTGGCATCGTGGTCATAGACGAGTGCCCAGGAGTGGGCATCAAAGACAT ACGCAGCTTTGACCCAATCTCCCTGGACCATCACCTCGTTGTCATGGAGGAGTTGGTGAGGCGGGATAAAAACCACCCCTCTGTGGTCATGTGGTCTGTGGCCAATGAGCCGGCTGCTGAGATGCCTCCAGCAGGCCCCTATTTCAa GCAGCTTATATCTCATACAAAGTCTCTGGATTCAAGACCTGTGACATTCATTACAGACAGTAACTATTCCAGAGACCAAGGG gctcccTACGTAGACGTCATCTGTGTGAACAGCTACTTCTCCTGGTACCATGACCCTGGCCACCTGGAGGTCATCTCCATCCAGCTTCACAGTCAGTTTGATGATTGGTACAGAAAGTACCAGAAACCCATTATACAAAGCGAGTATGGGGCAGACGCCGTGCCTGGACTGCACAGT GATCCCCCGACTATGTTCACTGAGGAGTACCAGAAGACCGTCCTACAGAACTACCACAAAGTGTTCGACCAGAAGAGGAAGGAGTTTGTCGTGGGAGAGCTCATCTGGAACTTTGCTGACTTCATGACGGCTCAGG GCATTACTCGGGTGGTGGGTAACAAGAAGGGAATGTTCACTCGTCAGCGCCAACCCAAAACAGGGGCCTTCCTCCTGAGAGAGCGCTACTGGAGGATAGCCAATGAGACAGGTGTTCTGCCCACATGGGCAAAGTACCCCTGCCAGTGA